Within the Candidatus Reidiella endopervernicosa genome, the region GCATCCGCTGGCCACGGCTCCTACTTCAACTACGGCGCCCGTGAGGATGAGCAGGGTGGAGGGGGCACCTCGAATTCAGTGCCAAATATGGTTGGCCGACGGCGGCAAATGCCACCATCGTCAACTACGGCAGCACACTTGAGAGCAAATTGACGGCTGGTCATTCAATCTTCTCGATCTCTTCCAAACGAGCATGACTACTCTCCAGATGCCGGTAACGCCACTATCTGGAATCATCCCGGGGTAAAGGGGAGCCGCTGCAGGTTTCACGGAATTCGCGGTCTTTACCGGCAAGGATAGCGGCAGCAGCGAACCGGGTGGCGTGCCGACAGCGGCCAATGCCACACTCATTAACCTCGGTGGTTACGCAGCGAAAACGGCCGGTGGCTATACGGTATTCTCGGGCACATCGAGTGCGGGGAGTGCCACTTTGATCGCCTATGGTGGAAGCAATGGCGGTGATGGTGGGCGTATCGTCTTCTACGATGAGGCACTGGGTGGTAGCGCCAGGGTTCAGCTCTTTGGCAACGGTGAGCTCGATATTGGTGACCATACGGGTAGCGTGACTCTCGGTGCGCTCGAAATGAGCGGCGGCATCATTGTCACCCAGCTGGGAACCAACATGACCATGCTCAAGCTCTCTGAGGATCTGACGCTCCACTCATCTCAGGCGAACTTCTCTTTCTGGAAGAGTGATGGAGGAGGTTTTGCCTTTAATTCACCCTACACAATTCTCACCAGTGCCAACCTCTCCAACTTCACAGCAGAGCAGTTCAGTGGCAACACCATTGAGGGGATAGAGCCGACCTTCACCCTGGTCGGTCACGCCCTGAAGGTTAGCTTTTTAAAAGAGTGACGGACTCAAGGAGAGCGCTCGTCAGCAGAGGGCTTTGGGCTATTGAGAAAGGATTGATTCGGGCCATCCCTGGCCCTCACCCTTCGGGCGCACGTTGTGCGTCCAGATCGGCAATCCTGCCGATTTGTCGAACGGAGGTTCTCATCGGGCTTTCAGGCTAACCATATAAAAAGCCCTCCATGTGGAGGGCTTTTTTATATGGCGCGCCCGAGAGGATTCGAACCTCTGACCGTCGGCGTCGGAAGCCGATACTCTATCCAGCTGAGCTACGGGCGCGTGGTGTGGGTGGAGCCTGTGGACGATTCTTATATATAGGTGGCCGGGGCTAACCTCATCTGGATCGTTACAGCGCAGCAAAGGATACCCTGACTCCTGAACCTAGTCTATGAATCGTCCCATTTAGACCGATTTTCATGTTTTGGTCCTTGGGGCTATAATCGCCGCTCAAATTTTTCTATGTATTTCTGGAGTTATGGTTGTGAGCACTGAGAGCGAGAGCAAGAGTTTTGTCATGAGCGCGATTATTTTCATCGTGCTGTTTGTTGTGGTTGTGTTGATTTCTAAGATGATGGGCAGCCTGCTGGCCGTTCCTGGTAGCAGCGCCGCTTCAACACTGGAAGAGCGTATCGCGCCTGTTGGTATGGTTAATACCGGTGCTCCGATCGCGGCGGCAGCACCTGCGCCCGCTCCTGTTGCCGATGCCGGTCCAGTTGATGGTGGCAAGACCTACAACACCACCTGTGTAGCCTGTCACGGTACCGGCGTTGCTGGTGCTCCCAAGGTGGGTGACGCAGCTGCATGGTCTGCCCGTATCGCACAGGGCGAGGCGGTACTGTTTGATCACGCGATCAACGGCTACAACGGCGCTGCTGGCTTCATGCCGGCCAAGGGTGGTAACCCAGGCCTGAGTGATGAGGCGGTTAAGGCGGCTGTTCAGCATATGGTTGAAAACTCCAAGTAAACAGAGTCTTCAAACGTGATGAAAAAGGGCTGCCTCGGCAGCCGCTGACCGCCATGGAGAGCGAAGTGAGGGCGGTTAGTCCCCGATAGTCGACGCCGTCTGCATATTCGTAGTTGAGAGCGCGAGCGGACGACGAAGAAGATGCAGCAGCGGCTTTATGTCGGCGTAGAGTCACTGAGGGAGTTGTGTAGAGCCGCGAAGAGGTGATTACGCAACGTACGCAGGACGGTCGGGGCGCCGAAGGCATAAACGGTCGCGTTAAGTTTTGCTGTTTGCTTGGGCTTGGATGCCCAAAACAAACTTTCGCAAAAATAGCGACTCCCGGCCTTTTCGTGTTCATGGACGCCTACAAGGATGTAGGCGTGTCGATAGCGCCGGGAGCAAGCTATCGACCCGTTGAGAATATGGCTGAGTTTCGGTCAGCGTGGGTGTGAGAGCGACGTGTAAAAGCGTGTAGGGTGGGTCGAGCGAAGCGACACCCACCCTACGTTAATCGAGCATTCCACGCAGATTGGCAATATGCGCCCGTCCACGCTGCTTGCGCTCTTCGGGTGGACGCTCTTCACCTCGCCCCTCCCACTGCAGATCATCCTGTGGCAGCTCTTCGATAAAGCGACTCGGCTGACAGATGATCACCTCGCCATAGCGACGGCGCTTGGCGGCGAAGGTGATGGTGAGTGTCTTCTGTGCACGGGTCACGCCGACGTAGGCGAGGCGGCGTTCCTCCTCGATCGCATCATCCTCAAGGCTGTTGCGGTGTGGCAGGATCTCCTCCTCAACGCCGACCAGAAAGACGTGCGGAAACTCGAGCCCCTTGGCGGTGTGCAGGGTCATCAGGCTGACACGGTCGCCGCCATCCTCCTCATCCTGTCGGTCGAGAATATCGAGCAGGGTGATCTGGCTGACCATCTCCGCTAACCCCTCGTTCGGACCCTGATCCTCACGCATCCGTTTTAGCCAGTCGAGTAGCGAATCGACGTTCTTTATCCGCCGTTCTGCCGCCTCGACCGAGGCGGAGGTCTCCTGCAGCCACGCCTCGTAGTTGATGTCACGGATCAGATCCTTGACCACCTCGACCGGTTCCTCACGCTGCACACGGTCGGATAGATTGGTGAGCCACTCGGTGAAGGTGCGCAGATTGTTGAGACCTCGCCCCTTGAGTGTCTCCTCCAGACCGATCTCAAAGCTTGCGGCGAAGAGACTGCGCTCACGGCTGTTGGCGTAGGCGCCGAGTTTCTCCAGGGTGGAGGCACCGATCTCGCGTCGCGGCGTGTTGACGATGCGCAGGAAGGCGGCATCGTCATCGGGATTGGCAAGTAGGCGCAGATAGCTGAGCAGATCCTTGATCTCGCTACGCTCAAAAAAGGAGGTGCCGCCGCTGAGGTGGTAGGGGATGCGGTGCTCGCGCAGTATCTGCTCGAACAGCCGTGCCTGATGGTTGCTGCGATAGAGGATGGCGAAGTCACTGTCGCGCGTTTTGTGGATGAACTTGTGGTGCAGGATCTCGGAGACAACACGCTGCGCCTCGTTATCGGCATCCTTGGTGCGCAGCACGCGAATTGGATCGCCGTAACCGCGATCGCTCCAGAGACTCTTGTCGAAGAGGTGTGGATTGTTGGCGATTAGCTCGTTGGCTGCTTTGAGGATGCGGCCCATCGAGCGGTAGTTCTGTTCCAGTTTGATTACCTTGAGGGTGGGGAAGTCCTCCTGCAGCTGGGCGAGGTTCTCGGGGCGGGCGCCACGCCAGGCGTAGATCGACTGATCGTCATCGCCAACCACGGTCAGGGTGCCTCGATCGCCTACTAACAGTTTCACCAGGTCGTACTGGCAGGCGTTGGTGTCCTGATACTCGTCGACCAGCAGATAGCGGATGCGCTCGCGCCACGCCTGCAGCACCTCGGGGTGTTCCTGGAATAGCCGCACCGGCTGCAGGATCAGATCATCGAAATCGAGTGCGTTGTAGGCCTTGAGGTGGCGGTTGTAGAGGGCGTAGAGCCGCGCACAGGCCGCCTCCTGCTCATCGGCGGCGTGGGAGAGGGCGTGGTCGGGGTGGACCATGGCGTTCTTCCAGTCGGAGATGCGCCACTGAAAGGCGTCGATCTGCTCGGTAGCGTCGTGCTCCTTGCGCCCCAGCTCGCGGATCAGCGCGGCGCTATCCTGAGCGTCGAAGATCGAGAAACCCGATTTGTAGCCGAGCGCCTTGTGGTCGCGGCGCAGGATGTTGAGGCCGAGATTGTG harbors:
- a CDS encoding c-type cytochrome encodes the protein MSTESESKSFVMSAIIFIVLFVVVVLISKMMGSLLAVPGSSAASTLEERIAPVGMVNTGAPIAAAAPAPAPVADAGPVDGGKTYNTTCVACHGTGVAGAPKVGDAAAWSARIAQGEAVLFDHAINGYNGAAGFMPAKGGNPGLSDEAVKAAVQHMVENSK
- the rep gene encoding DNA helicase Rep, which gives rise to MAHKLNPHQKAAVLHTDSPLLVLAGAGSGKTGVITHKIVHLVRNEAIQARHIAAVTFTNKAAREMKSRVSSMMQSEETRGLRVSTFHNLGLNILRRDHKALGYKSGFSIFDAQDSAALIRELGRKEHDATEQIDAFQWRISDWKNAMVHPDHALSHAADEQEAACARLYALYNRHLKAYNALDFDDLILQPVRLFQEHPEVLQAWRERIRYLLVDEYQDTNACQYDLVKLLVGDRGTLTVVGDDDQSIYAWRGARPENLAQLQEDFPTLKVIKLEQNYRSMGRILKAANELIANNPHLFDKSLWSDRGYGDPIRVLRTKDADNEAQRVVSEILHHKFIHKTRDSDFAILYRSNHQARLFEQILREHRIPYHLSGGTSFFERSEIKDLLSYLRLLANPDDDAAFLRIVNTPRREIGASTLEKLGAYANSRERSLFAASFEIGLEETLKGRGLNNLRTFTEWLTNLSDRVQREEPVEVVKDLIRDINYEAWLQETSASVEAAERRIKNVDSLLDWLKRMREDQGPNEGLAEMVSQITLLDILDRQDEEDGGDRVSLMTLHTAKGLEFPHVFLVGVEEEILPHRNSLEDDAIEEERRLAYVGVTRAQKTLTITFAAKRRRYGEVIICQPSRFIEELPQDDLQWEGRGEERPPEERKQRGRAHIANLRGMLD